ACCTCTGGGGTAGAAGACTTTTTACTTTTACACCCAAACATTCACATGTAACAATcttggaagaaaagaaagactatggtatgtttcctttgTGTTACACAGAGAACCAGAGTACACAATATCTACTGAAATGCTATTAGGCTTTCCTTCCATAAAATGATATCTAGACagacatatttatattttacatacaaAATATACAGCTCTAAGTTAGGCTAGAAGGAGTCCAATTCTTTGATCTTTTTTCAAACAatgtgaattatttttattttttaaaatttttattaatttattttttatgtggtgctaaggctagaacccagtgcctcacatgtgcaaggcaagtgctctaccactgagctacaacccgagccccttttttgatttttaaaagtaatcaTTCTAATTAAGTGCTCTAAAGACAACAGGCCATGTCCCTCAATGATTCATCCTAACCACAGACCTGGGGAAGCCAGAGGCAGAAGGCCCAATGGAAGTAATACCTTTTAATGCTGTTGTATAGATTAATAAAAACAaagtgggggaaaaaataaaacagaagagaaaacCTGCTTGTAATTAGCTGCTCTACAATCTATAAATAAGACACACTAGTCTATTAAGGTTACCAATCCAAACAAGTCCAAGTTGCATGACCCAGAAATCAATATGGTTCACTTACctgaacaaagaaaataaagtgcTTAAAGGAGGTGTTGAGGTGGGCCTCCTCTTGCAGCTGCATCACAGAATCAAAGTGCTGATGATAAATATGGGCATAAACCCTGAACAGACGCTTTAGAATGGTCTTTGCCACAGACATAAAGTTTTTGGGAAATGGGACACCTATaacccaaaatacacatatatcagTTTTTTATCTAATTGAATAGCAGCAAGTTTTGACAGTGCCATAAGCACCTGCAACATACATATACACTTACAAGCACACACAAgcttatttctatatattgaaaaGACAAAGTGAAAAACTCCCAAATCTAAGTATATTCCTCGCAAACACTCTTTTCTGATTGGCTCAGAACAGCAGGCACAGGCAACCATCAAATTATACAAGACGTTACTGAAtcaaaattcaaataaataatttttttggggggggttgtggtaccagggattgaactcaggggcacttgaccactgagcctatatccccagccctattttttgtattttatttagagacagggtctcactgagttgcttagtgcctcagtaTTTGCtgagaagctggctttgaactcacgatcctcctgtctcaacctcccaagctactgggattataggtgtgcatcaccatgcccagctcaaataagcaattttactattagagtttaatatcaaagtttcttcctaagattaaatcaaacagtattttaattataaatagagtattgttttgtgatttataactcttaagaaaaagtacatgtatacttTTTCTCTCTCAACTGGGCCTGGAAACTTTCCTACCCAAAGAGAAGTACAGGTACATTTTGAGTCATTAacattcacatgtaaaaagtattttatagccaggtacagtggcacacacctgtaatcccagcagcttgtgagactgagacaggagaaacataatttcaaaaccagcctcagcaaaaaggcggcgctaaacaactcagtgagaccctgagttcaatccgctgtacccccaccccccaaaaaggcATTTTATCTTCTGAATTACTTTGGAAAAGCCAGTTTTCATTTTCCTGTAGCCTAAAAGGTGGGTATGAAccctgaaaaatggaaagagaaccTCCCTATTTTTCAAGGAAAATAAATACCAATTTAAAGaggtggctgtgtgtgtgtggggggtgtctctctctctctcaacagtGGAGATAGGGTTGCAACTGGTTACATTTctaacaattctttttttttttttggtactggcattgagcccaggggtgcttaaccactgagccacattcccagtcctttttatatttaacagcagacagggtcttactaagttgcttagggccttgctacatttcttagactggctttgaacttgtgatcctcttgtcccaGCCTCtcgggccactgggattacaggtgtgcatcacagtGTCTAGCTCATTCCTACAAATTTTGGTTGACAAATTTGTAAGAAAGAATACAATTGACACTGGCTACAGAGAATAAACACTAAGAAGGCATCTGTTTCCAAAACAACCAAGATGAGTTAGCCTTAAATGCCAGTTCCACAACACTATTCTTAAAATACCTACTTTTTTCAACCCTTTAGAAAGCAAAGGCTTATTTAAACACTCTTTCCCTGCATTCTTTTATTCTTACTCCTTAACTGCTTGAAATCAAGTATATTTTGCAGATTTTTGTGGTTATTCCGCTCCCTCCCAAGTCTTGTCAAACTTGACTTTTCAAATATTACACCAGAGCTTATGAAAATGTTTCTGTGGGCAGGATCTTGTATTCAGGTATTAAAAaggcagattttaaaaatcaaataccagggctgggattgtggctcagtggtagaatgctcgcctagcatgtgcgaggctctgggttcgattctcagcaccacataaaataaacaaaggtattgtgtccaactacaactaaaaaataaaatataaaaaaaataataaaaaaatcaagtACCCATTCATTCAAAATGTACAAATgggaattttaatattaataacttgaatatattactaaatattaacaataaacagttctaataagaataaataatgaataaaagtAAGTCATAACATAAGGGGGGATTCTAGACCATCAGAATGAATTAATTATCAAAGAATGGGAATctcagaaaaaagaataaagtaaaaaatgttttctgtctATAAGAGGGAAACCTTGGTGAGTAAAAAAGTAATTTGTTTTGATCTAAGTACTTTCCAAGCGGAATTTAACATATTTGAGCAAAGGCAGTATACAATAAAGAATCTGTGAGAAAGGAAGTAACAGAATGGAAAAAGTGACCACAGCAAACAGACCAAGTGTAACAACTTGATATAAATTTTTCCCTGAAAAAGCCTCTACTTAGATTGCAAAAAGGAATTCAACAATATGTTGCTCACAGATACTCAAATTGAAAATGACAAGGACTAATCTCCTCCTTGAATAATGATGCCAAAATCTTCATCAAAATACTAACAAGTAAGAAAAACTCTTctagcagaaaaaaagaaaagaaggggttgcaggtatagctcagtggcagtgtgcTTTAGCATGCAAAAGgttagcataaataaataaataaataaataagaatggaGAAAGTCTTATAGTCATCAATAGTAGATACAAGAGAaatttctgattaaaaaaaaaaacttacaaccattccagattttaaaacatttttataatagAATTGAATCAATATTTcattaatatgattttttaaaaaatccataccCCTTTAACAAGAAATTCCTGTTTACTGAGGAAATTCTACAGGTATTTCAATaagtataaggaaaaaaaataaggatgcTCTGCCATTGTCACTATAATTCAGCATTTTTCTGGAAGTCAGTGCAATTAGATAAGCATAAAACAAGAAGAATACATAGCAGAAGAGGCCAAATTAACATCATCTTCATATGAGGCTATATACTTAAAAAACTCAAGAGAACTGACCAAAAACTAATGGATACAAAGTTTGATGTTataaaatttatagaaaaatCAACAGCTTTCTTACATATCAAATAATAATCAGAAACCAGATATCAATAAAAAGTATAAAATGCCTAGGAATAAACTTAAGAAACTTGAAGGATTAAATAAACTATAGATCTTTATAAGCAGATAAaagacaaaagtgaataaagaatgtTATCTTGTTGTTCTTGGCTAAGACTCAGTATTGTAAAGAGAACAAGAATCCTTGTATTTTCTGTAAAAATTGGATGTAATCATAAGTAAAATCTAAGACAGTTTTTTACCTTAAGAAAATGATTCTAAGTTCTTTGGAAGAACAAATATCGCAGAATAGCTGGGaatattctgggaaaaaaaaagagaagggaagggacACTAGTCCTAGAAGACGCTAAAAGATACATGACAAGGTGAATTAAAACAGTGGAATTTCCATAGCAacagataaagagataaaaagacCCTAAAAAATATGGCAGTTTGTTGTGCACATGAGATAATCAGGAGAGAAAAGACATGCTGTATATTCAAAAAGTGATATTGGGACAAAGTAGCTAGctattgtgtttggaaaaaaatgaaggcagcattcagaagaaaaaaatcctgACCTAAGACTTACATGGAAAAACAAAAATACGAGATGAaaacataagtattttttttctttttttaaagaatttgttaAGGAATATCAatggcaattttttttaaaaatatttatcttttagggctgggattgtggctcagtagtagagcactcgcctagcacgggcaggacccgggttcgatcctcagcaccacataaaaataaaggcattgtgttgtgcccatctacacctaaaaatataataagtagtttttaaaaaaatatttattttttagctttaggtggacacaatatccttattttatttttatgtggtgctgaggatcgaacccagtgcctcactcatgccaggcgagtacatactacttgagccatatccccagccccaacataagTATTTTTTATAACCTGGAAGTAAGGAAAGCTTTTTCATCACTACTGAAATCCAAATCATAAAGGAAATGATTAATAGGTCAAAATAAATATAGGTgatcaataaataaaacaatgctCAATCTCATCAATAGTTTTAAAATGCACATtaagacaaattaaaaaaaaatttggtaaagATTTTAAAATGGGTAAATAAACAGTGTGATGAAGAAACAGACACAAACATAATGGAGGTACAATGATACAGTGAGAAAAACTTTTTGGAGAAAAAGATAGTAGTCtccattaaattattttaaggtAAAAAAGTGTTAAAAAGATTACATCTATcattcagaaagaaaaataagttttACAATATTAACTCACCAATCTTAGAAGGAAAAAGAGTCTCATCATCAAGCTGATCCTGAACCCAAGTCATCAGATAGTCAATATATTTTGGTGCAGAACATTTGATTGGCTTTTTAATATTAGTACCATCTGCCCAATGATATTCATATCTGGAAAGAAAAGTGTTTTACCCATAGTTTTCAAAACCATTAACAAATGTGTAACTTACAATCAAAGCAGGTCCACATTTTATCAATACACTATATGTAACTTTAACAAATTACCTAAAGTTCTATAGAAGATTATTGTAAGTTCCCTATAGAATATTCTAAAATGTGACAACTGTAACTGGAAGAAAAAAGGGAGACAATGTGGCAGCTGATGGATATTTTATAGGACAGCTTTGGGAACTGCATTCCTATCTAAGGAGAACAGTGCTAAGGACTGAGCAAGGAGGTGGTGGATACACTACATTCTAAGATCCTTGGCTATAAATTATTATCACCAATGGAACCAAGATTATAAAATCCTGTTTCTTGGAGAATGTTAGAGAAATACCTTTTGGGCATGTATATTTTCTCCCTTCACCTTTGCTAAGCTAGaacaattaacaagatttatgcaAAACTGTATAAAGTATTTAAGCTACAGAGAAGTTTAAaattcctattttgtatttggtaccagggactgaactcaggaacacttaaccattgagtcacttctccaggcctttttattttttgagacagggtcttgctaagttgcttagggcttccctaagttgctgaacctggctttaaactcacaatcctcctaactcaacctccagagttgccgggattacagatgtgtgccaccacgtTAGCTCTATTTTAACTTCTTTTAAAGTTTAAGGAATAAAACTTATAAAATAACAATATCCCTCCCAAAATACAGCAATAAAAATAGGACTGGAAAACACTAAGGAAATACAACAAAAATATTAATCTCATCATACTTACAATGTAAGTAAGAAAGGGTTCTACTCtaaaatatttcttgaaaattattacagtcaaaatagttttcaacctagcatcttttttattaaattgtATTCATTTTGTTAAtactaaataagcaaaataaaaaaatcaaatgttaAAAAGTCAactaaagggctggggttatggctcggtgatacagcgcttgcctagcatgcgtgagacactgggttcaaatctcagcactacatataaataaatgagtaaaataaaagcccATATAAAggtcctaaaaatattttttaaaaagtcaactaaaaactcttaagaaatttatttaaaaactagCAAGAGGAATGGTAAATGTTAATCTGTTAATcaaactgaaaaaacaaaacagaaccttTGTATTTTTGTGATGCAAGATAAACTTATGTCAAATTTCTATACTTTTATTCAGACTCACTATGATTATATAAATCAAACACTGAGAAATCAcatatcaaaattttttttttttttgagagagagagagagagagagagagagagagagagaaagagacagagaactttaatatttattttctagttttttggcggacacaacatctttgtttgtatgtggtgctgaggatcgaacccgggccgcacgcatgccaggcgagcgcaccaccgcctgagccacatccccagccccataaaatatttaatattaacaATTACAACTGGTAAAGCACCAgtgcaatccccagcatcacaaaaacaaAGCAACCGTAGCTATAGTAGGTGAGTACTCAAGAACTAATAAAACTGAATTACCTTTACATAAGCAAACAAGGATAAACAAAAAGTCTTTATTATTTAACTTATATATCAATTTGTGAGAAAGCAAGATAATCCAAACACCTATATAATAGGCTGTATATGCACCTGGGACCTGCAGACATGACTGGACAGCT
Above is a genomic segment from Callospermophilus lateralis isolate mCalLat2 chromosome 14, mCalLat2.hap1, whole genome shotgun sequence containing:
- the Mob1a gene encoding MOB kinase activator 1A; the encoded protein is MSFLFSSRSSKTFKPKKNIPEGSHQYELLKHAEATLGSGNLRQAVMLPEGEDLNEWIAVNTVDFFNQINMLYGTITEFCTEASCPVMSAGPRYEYHWADGTNIKKPIKCSAPKYIDYLMTWVQDQLDDETLFPSKIGVPFPKNFMSVAKTILKRLFRVYAHIYHQHFDSVMQLQEEAHLNTSFKHFIFFVQEFNLIDRRELAPLQELIEKLGSKDR